A window of the Henckelia pumila isolate YLH828 chromosome 3, ASM3356847v2, whole genome shotgun sequence genome harbors these coding sequences:
- the LOC140891738 gene encoding small ribosomal subunit protein eS21y-like — protein sequence MQNDEGQNMDLYIPRKCSATNRLITSKDHASVQINVGHLDESGRYTGQFSTFALCGFVRAQGDADSALDRLWQKKKVEVRQQ from the exons ATGCAAAACGACGAGGGACAGAACATGGATCTTTATATCCCCAGAAAGTG CTCTGCCACGAACAGGCTTATCACTTCCAAGGATCATGCATCAGTTCAGATCAATGTTGGGCATTTGGATGAGTCTGGTCGATACACTGGCCAATTCTCAACCTTTGCTCTCTGTGGATTTGTTCGTGCCCAG GGCGATGCTGACAGTGCTCTCGATAGGCTCTGGCAGAAGAAGAAGGTTGAAGTTCGACAACAGTGA
- the LOC140888610 gene encoding uncharacterized protein, which translates to MVDPEFMVKTLLVMPTVIVVHFDGRWEASEENVYKWNPGSNSKFAAIPVYDDFFLLENLNRELYRAGKIEESANLSEAFDETNVVANNEAVVVATVDIDSEPIVVASNETVVIARNESDMVANVDIVNDTFSFTDGSNLFVGQEFPNRDAVKNLLKRISLEACFEFEKVKSSQVVYAVKCTVANCKWRIWTSKMKDSHVFSIRTYCNTHTCDLTGRRKRIRGASSVVVHDMLVNNFQGNPVQITPKAVMAMMHNNMNADISYYKAWRGKELADNILKGDHTKSFTLLSCYLHMVEKMNRGSITDICVDEKNRFKYMFLAFGACVRGYRSMRKCVSIDGTWLKGKYNGVLLVASAQDENYHQYPLAWGIVDGESTSSWSWFLTKLLEVVPDSTDLVIISDRHQGIINVVSSVYKIAHHGHCVWHLSQNLKTRCKKKGATEMFLQIAKIYKQNEFDVAYSDFRKRYPEAAQFLDERDTLDRWTRAYCPNTRYNILTTNGVESINARLLEERKLPIISLCRFFAETDIILVCPIS; encoded by the exons ATGGTTGACCCAGAATTCATGGTCAAAACTCTTTTG GTTATGCCTACGGTAATCGTTGTTCATTTCGATGGTAGATGGGAAGCGAGTGAAGAAAACGTATATAAATGGAATCCCGGATCGAATTCAAAGTTTGCTGCTATTCCAGTATATGATGATTTTTTTCTTCTTGAAAATTTAAATCGTGAACTATATAGAGCTGGGAAAATAGAAGAGTCTGCCAACCTAAG TGAGGCTTTTGATGAGACAAATGTGGTTGCAAATAATGAGGCCGTTGTGGTTGCAACTGTGGATATTGATAGCGAGCCAATTGTGGTTGCAAGTAATGAGACAGTTGTGATTGCAAGAAATGAGTCAGATATGGTTGCAAATGTGGATATTGTTAATGACACATTTTCATTCACAGATGGTTCAAACTTGTTTGTTGGTCAAGAATTTCCAAACAGAGATGCggtgaaaaatttgttaaaaaGAATCAGTttggaagcatgttttgaatttgagaaaGTAAAAAGTAGTCAGGTGGTGTATGCTGTGAAATGTACCGTGGCTAATTGTAAGTGGAGAATCTGGACCTCAAAGATGAAAGATTCACATGTATTCTCCATTCGAACATATTGCAATACACATACTTGTGATTTGACGGGGAGGCGTAAGAGAATTCGTGGAGCTAGTTCGGTTGTTGTTCATGATATGTTGGTGAATAATTTTCAAGGTAATCCAGTACAAATAACACCGAAAGCGGTCATGGCGATGATGCACAATAATATGAATGCTGATATATCATATTACAAGGCTTGGAGAGGAAAAGAACTAGCAGACAATATTTTGAAAGGTGATCATACCAAGAGTTTTACTCTACTGTCTTGTTATTTGCACATGGTTGAGAAGATGAACCGAGGAAGCATAACAGACATATGTGTTGACGAGAAAAATCGATTCAAGTATATGTTTCTTGCTTTTGGTGCGTGTGTCAGAGGATATCGAAGCATGCGAAAATGTGTGTCAATTGATGGTACATGGTTGAAAGGCAAGTACAATGGTGTTTTACTTGTGGCATCCGCACAGGATGAAAATTATCATCAATATCCTTTGGCGTGGGGAATTGTCGATGGTGAGTCTACTTCTTCGTGGAGTTGGTTTTTGACGAAGTTGTTAGAAGTAGTACCAGACTCGACTGATCTGGTGATAATTTCAGATAGACATCAGGGAATAATTAATGTTGTTTCTAGTGTTTATAAAATTGCACATCATGGTCATTGTGTGTGGCATTTATCCCAGAATTTGAAAACCAGGTGCAAAAAAAAGGGCGCAACGGAAATGTTTTTGCAGATTGCAAAAATTTATAAGCAAAACGAGTTTGATGTTGCATACAGTGATTTTAGGAAGAGATATCCTGAGGCTGCACAGTTTTTGGATGAAAGAGATACACTTGATCGATGGACTCGAGCATATTGCCCAAATACTCGTTACAATATTTTGACGACAAACGGGGTTGAATCAATCAATGCTAGACTACTTGAAGAGAGAAAGCTTCCTATAATATCACTTTGTAGATTTTTTGCAGAGACTGACATCATCTTGGTTTGTCCGATATCGTAA